From Erinaceus europaeus chromosome 9, mEriEur2.1, whole genome shotgun sequence, one genomic window encodes:
- the TEX55 gene encoding testis-specific expressed protein 55 — MSPRQPSLAPPTAPGNLDQSRTRKRMEEPPEKTPKKSWRPERTDKLPTNNHTYNQEDEEQDQEGTEADNLIDHGTGSQAKPKINVPTERKVPEDTWGRTYDQTEVGAYSHAAANQRKSDQTQQRDEVSYEEMEQTNRKTSIQGEIISEQPEKLSRQTEKEDEQNELSSFVQNDQRETEQSEDKMTHQAGQTSEQMGSGLSGLLEPKTPGQKFYDQINQGLSGKTNSQMPELSAFQSADQPFSSADFMTMDKLNYDASAAKDYQKEAWENLQYQFDAGTSDWFESRSNNRFQNIELDKIFDSPTLPIESCTFETSKTNLPGHKVSDFNESDAESVSDTEGFNTFETRLSSNFQTNDQNLPNLFPSIPSKSNYLHSEGRNEANSDDKITSQQKPTPRNYSHSSRRLLPPIVHQDPYQVALLYMEKHHILQVFQQITENLVYERPEDPLRFMLSQIQQMIRKRDS; from the exons ATGTCACCTAGACAACCCAGTCTTGCCCCACCCACAGCGCCTGGCAACCTAGATCAGTCAAGGACCAGGAAGAGAATGGAAGAGCCTCCAGAAAAGACTCCCAAGAAATCCTGGAGACCAGAAAGAACAGACAAACTTCCAACTAACAATCACACATACAACCAGGAAGACGAGGAGCAAGACCAGGAGGGAACGGAGGCAGATAATTTGATTGATCATGGCACTGGTAGCCAGGCCAAGCCCAAAATAAATGTTCCAACTGAGCGCAAAGTTCCTGAAGACACTTGGGGCAGAACATATGATCAGACTGAAGTGGGTGCATACAGTCATGCTGCTGCTAATCAAAGAAAATCTGATCAGACTCAACAGAGGGACGAAGTTAGTTATGAGGAGATGGAACAGACCAACAGAAAAACGTCTATTCAAGGTGAAATAATATCTGAGCAGCCTGAGAAACTGTCCAGACaaacagagaaagaagatgaGCAGAACGAGCTTAGTTCATTTGTCCAGAATGACCAAAGAGAGACTGAACAGTCGGAGGACAAAATGACCCACCAGGCTGGTCagacttctgagcagatgggcaGTGGATTGTCAGGCTTACTGGAACCAAAAACTCCTGGCCAGAAATTTTATGACCAAATCAACCAAGGACTTTCTGGAAAGACTAACTCCCAAATGCCTGAGCTGTCTGCATTCCAGAGTGCTGACCAGCCTTTTAGCAGTGCGGATTTCATGACAATGGACAAGCTTAACTATGATGCATCTGCAGCAAAGGACTACCAAAAGGAAGCCTGGGAAAATTTACAATACCAGTTTGACGCTGGAACATCTGACTGGTTCGAAAGCAGATCAAATAACCGCTTTCAGAACATAGAGCTAGACAAAATATTTGACTCCCCTACATTGCCTATAGAATCCTGCACATTTGAAACTAGTAAGACAAACCTCCCAGGTCACAAGGTTTCTGACTTCAATGAAAGTGATGCTGAAAGTGTATCTGATACGGAAGGATTCAACACATTTGAGACCAGACTCTCTAGTAATTTCCAAACAAATGATCAAAACTTACCCAATTTATTCCCCTCCATCCCAAGCAAATCAAATTATTTACACagtgaaggaagaaatgaagccaATTCT GATGATAAGATAACATCCCAACAAAAACCAACTCCTCGGAATTACAGTCATTCTTCTAGGAGGCTATTACCTCCTATAGTGCATCAAGATCCTTATCAAGTTGCATTGCTCTATATGGAAAAACACCATATTTTGCAAGTATTCCAG